CATTACTTTAAATACTTGCGTTTACGAAGGATATCATTCATGATCTGTTCATCCATATTTATATATCCTTGGAATGGATTAAGCGACCTTAAAACACCTCGCATTTGAGCATAATACATTGCCCTATACATGCCGTAAGTCAATGAGCGAAGGATTAACATTTCAGTCATTACCTTATGAATTAGCTTGGCTCGTTCTCCGGCATCCATTAGGTTTCCTTCACCGCCCTTTAAAGCGAACTGGCTAACTTCTAAAGCTAATTTTGTGGCTCTTGTATAGAAATAGTTGGCCTGATCTTGGGCGAAAACTAAAAGGACTGGGTTTTTTGCTGCAACGGCCATGCCTTTATTGATATCATCCGTCATACCAATGGTTATTCTTGATATTTCCTGCACATCTGCGAGATTCGTTAGAATGGAAGAAACTTGCGAAAGCCCCCTGTAGATCTTCGCTTGCATATCATTGACAATGCCTAATTGTCCAGTTACGGCTAACTGCCCTCTCTCCACCAGGGTTAGTTTTTCCTTGGTGACGTTTAACTGGGAATTAATCACGCTTGCGTGTGCAGCTTGTGCAGCGGAAGTAACAGGGTCGATGTACAAAGATTGGGCGTTGGCCTTTTGCATCAACATAATGCCTAAGCCAAACAACAATAAAAATCGTGTTTTCATAAGTAATGATTTGGGATGATTAACTAACTAACTGTAGTATTTCGGCCTTGCCTTCTTCGTAGATTGGCCTACGCATACTGTTGACCTTATTGAAAAACTGGGGAAGTTTTAATCCTGATCGTTTAAGGTCTTTCACAAAATTGTCTATACCTGCCCTGTAGCTGCCGTAAAAGTTGCTATAGCATTCAACTGCGGTTTTCTCCGGCTTCTCGGTGGTATATATTAAATATTGCTCGAGAGCAACCTCAACACCGTAAACCTCGCCTGTGGCTCCCCTTCTGATATAAACCTCTTTAAATCGGCCTCTATTTTCGTGGTTGTCCAACTGGTTAATGGTAAGGATTTTCTTGCGCTCATGGGCGTTGATCGCTAACAGCTTGGCTATTTCATCAAAATTGTCTTTAAACTTCGACTGATCTAACAGCATGGTGGTATCGGAATTATTAATAATACTGTCTTTTACTACCGCATTACCTATGATATCGCCCAACTCCTGCGTAACCACTATTGCTTCGCCCCAAAACTTTCTAACTGTTTTGTACAGGTAAAGGATGTATCCGGCCATAAGTGGTGAAGCAATGGCCTTCCATGCTTCTTCAATGATTAGTGCCTTGCGCTGTTCGGTACGGAAACGCATTTTTTGGATGAAAACATCCATAATAATCAGCGTTACGATTGGAAATAATGTTTTATGCTCCTTGATACTATCTATTTCAAATACCACAAAGGATTCAGTGAACATTGAATTATCGGCTTCCTCGTTTAAGATCGCTTGGAACTCGCCACCTTTATAAAACTTTTTCAGAACAAAACGAAATTCGTCAATATCGAAGGGTATGCGTTCCTGCTCTTTTATCTCGGGAATTTTATACAAAGCAAATTCATAAAAAGAGTTGAAATTAAGTTCAACAACATTCTTCCTTTTAAATTCCTCCTTGTTTTTTATTCTCGCTTCTGTCAATTTGGTGATATACAGATCATCGGCCTGTGCATCTTTAAGCCATTCAATGGTTCCTTGTAATTGCTCATCATAAAGCCTTTGATATTGCTGTTCATAATACGTAAGCTTTTCGTTTGAACTTCCTTCAAAGCTATTAGTGAGTGCTTGGGCTTCCGCTAACAAACCGTCCAGGTCTAATGATTTCTTTGCTTCTTCGGTATAGTCCAACTGGGCTGCCTCGGCTTCCGCTTCCTTTAAAATTTCCCTTTCTTCTTCCTCGGTAATATCGACGAAAAGGGGCTTCCCAAAAAAGTTACTGTAGTAGGATGAAATTGCCTGGGAAATTACGTCACTTTCTACCTGATTGACCGTGCCATCGGCACCCTTCCACAATAAGCTAATGAGCGTTTTTAAAAAATCCTTTTTCTCAATATTGTACTCACTTTCACTGATTGCAAAAGGGTTCATGGTAATGGGCTTTTCTTCCGAATAAGTAATGTACTTACCGCCATAATACGAGCAGAGCCCTGAATAAGAGTGCCCCGTATCAACAATTACAACATCCATCAACCATTTAGGCTTATCCGATTTATTGTACATGCAATATTGTTCGATCAGGGCATTCATAAAAAAGGACTTTCCCGAACCACTGGGGCCAAGAACAAACTTGTTCCGGTTATTAATCCTATTGGTCTGCATTGGCAAATCTGCGGGGTCAATTGCTACAGGTATGCCCTGTCTATCAGTAAAGCGAATTTGAAAGCCACTCACTTCATCTTTACTTAGGGCTTCTTTAAAAAAAAAACAAAGGGCTGCATCTGCGGTGGTCAAAAACAAATCATAGTCCGCTAACTCGACCGTGTTGCAGGGCATAGCCGTTCTGAAAAGTTCCATTTGGTTATAGGCATTTTTATTAGGTATAATGCTCTGCTGGAACAAAGAACTTTCTATGTAATTGCAGGTTTGCTGAATAGTCTCTAAAGGTGCACAAACCAAAATATTGAAGTGACAATAAACAAGCATTTGGTTCTCCCTGGCTACATCTACCAGTAAATTATCAATATCCTCAACGCACATCAAATTTGCAGGGTCGGGTATACCTGAATGCCTTTTTCTTTTTAACTCCAACTTACGCTGTGTCATGTTTTGGGCAGGTATATCTATGATCTGGTTGTAAATTATGGTTTGGTATAATGGTACGTTATATAAAAAGCCCATTGTATCAATGGGGAAACCTTTAAGGGTATCTTTATCGTTCCGCTCGATGTGGGTGGAAACTTTCTCCGGCAGATCAATAGTATCAATATTGACAAGCGGAATACTGCGAACCGCTTTATCGCCCATTTGTATTTCTACATCTGTAGCACGCATATTATTGAGCGAAACGTTATTAGTACTAAAATTCATACTAAGTATGCGCTTCACGTAAAGGTCAATTTCATTTCGGGTTAGAATTTTGGGTGACAAGCTATTTCTTTTTAGCAGGTCTTCTAACTTGCCGATGTTTTGCTCAAAATCGTTATAGTTCTTTTTGTTATAGCTATAAAAAGAACCTCGTTTTCCTTTTCGGGTAACTACCAAATAAGTAGTGAGGTCGGTATATTCTCTACCGTTGAAATGCTCGTCATACTTCTGCTGTAAGTATTCGGTGCTATCTGCTTTATTATAAATCTTCTTTGTTAAAACATCCTGCTTTTGGATTACGTACCCCTCGCCTAAAATCTTAGTGATGTTTACATACAATTGGTGCGAACCATCATAGGCGCTCGGGTCTGCTGAATATTGCAGTACTGGATTATTAATTTGTATCACTACGCCATAATCCCCTTTTAAATTATAAATGGTTGGGTATTTCCCACTTTCGTCTATCCCGAAATACGGTAGATTGAACTCTGTTTTACGTTTTTGTGCCATGTCTTAATTTTCTAAAATCAGTACCAAACCTGAATATGCCTGTATGCCTTGTTTTGAAGTGCAATCCTTTTTTCTGCTGTTGAGCCGTGAAAACCAGGCCACCTACAAAGCCACCTACACAAATGAGCCCTCCTAATGCCATGCTTGTTAAACTGCCGACAACTCCACCTGCAACTAAGCTTATGACAAGGGATGCTATGCCCCATCCGATGAATTTTCCTTGAAAACCACGATAAATAAGGGGCTTTTGAAGCCCCCTATAAATGTTGAATTGCTTTGCCATTATACACCAAAGAAAGCTTTGATAATAACGCCTACCAGTACTAAGAAAAGGCAAGAACCGCCCCATCCCATGATTTCTTTGTTGATATCTTGATCTCCGCTGTTCCATTTGATGTAAACACGAACACCACCGATAATACCAACAACCGCCCCGATTGCAAGGCATAATGTAGCAACTGGGTCAACGTACTGGCGTAAAGAAGTATTGGCTGCATTGATACCAGTGATACCATCTTGCGCCATTGATTGACTTGCAGATACTGCGATTAAAGTTGCAACTGCGAACGCTTTTTTGAATTTGCTTGACATTTTCATAACAGATAAAAATTAATGGATAAAAAAATTTGATTAAAAAACTATTGATTAAAAATTGCTGATTGGGAAGTTTACTGATAGGTTTTACTATCAGTTTAGTTTAACCTGGTTCGCTGCAGAGAAGTGGAATGCTATCAAAAGCAGCTGAGGATCTTCGAGCCGGTTTAAAAAAATGCTATCATTTAACTGGTGGCGCTTCCCTGATCTGCGGATGCTCCGACCTAACTATGATAGCAAACATTACACACCATACATGGCACCGATAATTACTGCGATTAGTTGAAGAAATATAAAAGCCCCTAACCAACCCATTACCTGTGCATCAATATGATGCTTGCCTGATTGCCAATTGTTATAAATTCTTAGCCCACCGACCAAACCGAAAATAGCGCCCAGTATAGATGCAGTATAGGTCAAAGCATGGTATTGATTTTTGACCATTCGTGTTGCATCCCCAAATTCCTGAATGCCGGGTGCTTGTCCGAAGGATGGCGAAATAAGGCAATAAAAAAGGGCTGTCAATGTAGCAGCCCTGATATAATGTATCTTCTTGTAGTTTTTCATATTAAAAGACGATTGAACGTTTATAATCTATCGTGTTGTTTTGCGCAAGTTTTATAACCTCTGACATTTGGGTAATGCCGCCTGTTGAGGTATTGATGTTATGGGAAATTATATTAAGTTCCTCGGTGTCCTCGTCCTCCCGTTCCCAAACCGCATTTTGGCTATCTTCTTCATATTCGTCAAGAACGGTCACCGGAACCACCACCCTTTCTTCTTCATGCTCTACAGGCGTGGTTTGGACTTCCTCACTAAATGTTAAAACATCCCCTCCGCTTGTTGCAGCACTTACGTTTTTGCTTTTCAAACTATCCATGATGATGTTGAATAAATAGTAAACCACATAGGCAACTATCAGCACTATTGTAAATTTTGACCAACTCATAATTATATCTCTTTAAGTGAATTTTTAAGTGAATTTTTCATTAGCGTTTTGATATCAGGATTCGTTTCAAAGAAACGTTCTACCAAAAAATTGACGAACTGAACAACGTTGATTTTCAAAGCTGGTTGAAGCATATTCAAGACGGGCATGTGCTTGTCGTCAAACCTGATCAACATTTTTGTTTGCCCTGACACCTTTACAGAAGTGATCTGCTGTATGAGTTCTGCTAAATCCTGTCCATCAGTCAAAATAACTGGTGGCGGTTTAACGCTTATTGGTGGTGCAATGGTCGATGCCTCACCGTCGAACGGTTTTACAGTTTGGGGTTCTGGTTGTATGGTTGTGGCTTCCGTTCCTCCATTCAAAATTACCTGCTCCCTCTCTTTACGAACACGTTCGGTAATTGCCTTTATACTTTCTCTTTCCATGACCCAGTATATTTATGTATGAACTCATTGAATATTAAATCGAATACCGGGGAAACTGCCTGTATGATACTGGGCGGTGTCTCAAAGGTGGTTATCCTTTGAAAGTCTATCCTTTCGGGAAGTGGCCGTGTGACCGCCCCAAAATTTAAAAGCACCTTGTTGACGCTCTCGAGCGTTTCGTACTTAACATTCGTTTTGATGCGGTTGGGTACAAAAACAATGTTTGCCTTTTCATTCAGTGTACGTACCACTTCTGAAAAGTCGATGGTCGCACTTACCGAAAACTCATCATAAGCGAAAGGGCAGATAATTAAATCAATACCCTTAAATATGGGTATAAGGCTATCGTTTTCGATGTTGCCCGCTACATCCAATATTGTAATCAGTCCTTCCTTTTCTCTGACTATTTCATTAATGGTACTGAACTGTTCCATCTCGGCAGCTTCTACTTCATATAGAGGCTTATTCTCCAATACCTGGGCAGCTTGGACTTTATTATAAATAGACCGTTGGTTGTCCATATCAAATATAACAACCTCTTTATTCTGTACTAATGAAAGGTAGTTTGCGAATAAAACGGCAAGGGTAGATTTACCAACACCCCCCTTTTGATTTGCGAATAGTATAATCATATGCTTGTGATTTATCTTGTGTTTACTCGTGATTTTCTAACCCTGCGCCTGTTCCTTCCGTTGATCTGTTCATCATCGATATCATCGGCAATGCTTAGTTCAAAATTTTGGATAGCATCAAATAACGCTGTTTCCTCGTGACTGCTCATGACTGGTTGAGAAACGGAACCTTCGGAAGTATTGCCTTGATAGGAGTTTGAATTTGACCGCTCGTCCGGTTCTGAAATCTCCCAGTCGTTGCGCTTGACTACCTTATCTTCATAATGGATGGTATTACCCTGGGCATCTTTAACGGGAATTTGTATTTGCACCTCATTAAATCCTTTATAATTAAGCTGAATTATATCGCCAACTTGATACCCTGATTCGGCCACCGCTCTTTCAAGATCTATACCCCAAACCATTTTAAAGGTTCCATCGGGCTTCAATAGTTCAATGAAGTAGCTTGGCTTACCTTCTTTATCAAACTGGTAATTAGCTGCACCATGATTTTTAAGTAAGCCTTTAAGTGAATAGGCTTTGCTGTTGTCGGTGTTGAGTATGACCTCTTTTTCTTTTTGCGGTAATTTCAGACCTGAACGCCTTGCCATTAAAGCGTAATCAGAAGGGCTTAACACCCGTTTTGCATCAATCATAATATTGCTGCTTTTGTCCAACACGAATAAGCCCTTAGTATCTGTAAGCAATTCGATCTTGTGACGGCTTAAGCCCTCACTTACTGAATTGAACTCGTGCAGGGCCGACTTAAGAACTACATTTATCAATGCCAGTTTTTCTTTGGAGATGGCAGCAAATGAAACCCTGCCCAACCGCTCACCAAATATTTTTGCGGACGCTTCCTTTTCCGTAAATCCGTCAACGGTTAGTTGTATTTGCGCTGTATCCTGAATTTTTCGACCTTTAAAGGAGCTGTTATCAATAAACTCTTTAATGAGCATGATTTCGCCGCCTTTGTAAATGGCTTTATGTGAATGGTCTATAATGCTATAGCCATAGGGCGGTAATCCTTTTTTTCCGTGGTAGACTATATCCAACCCGAATTTTTCTTTTAGCACCTTTGCTAAATCGGAAGTGTAGCCAATAGGCTTTTTTACATCGTTATATTTTGATGGTTCATAAACCACCCTTACCGAAGGGTCGGTACGGCCATTGTATTTGTTGATGATGCTTTTTAATTGAAGTATCCTGCTGTTATCTTTTTTACTATCAGCAATCAGGGCATTCACCTTATTAATAGGAATTACCTGCTGAACATCGTCGTACTTGCGCAAGGTCATATCCCTATCGTTGTAAGAAACGGAATAACCT
This window of the Mucilaginibacter sp. PAMB04168 genome carries:
- a CDS encoding TraG family conjugative transposon ATPase translates to MAQKRKTEFNLPYFGIDESGKYPTIYNLKGDYGVVIQINNPVLQYSADPSAYDGSHQLYVNITKILGEGYVIQKQDVLTKKIYNKADSTEYLQQKYDEHFNGREYTDLTTYLVVTRKGKRGSFYSYNKKNYNDFEQNIGKLEDLLKRNSLSPKILTRNEIDLYVKRILSMNFSTNNVSLNNMRATDVEIQMGDKAVRSIPLVNIDTIDLPEKVSTHIERNDKDTLKGFPIDTMGFLYNVPLYQTIIYNQIIDIPAQNMTQRKLELKRKRHSGIPDPANLMCVEDIDNLLVDVARENQMLVYCHFNILVCAPLETIQQTCNYIESSLFQQSIIPNKNAYNQMELFRTAMPCNTVELADYDLFLTTADAALCFFFKEALSKDEVSGFQIRFTDRQGIPVAIDPADLPMQTNRINNRNKFVLGPSGSGKSFFMNALIEQYCMYNKSDKPKWLMDVVIVDTGHSYSGLCSYYGGKYITYSEEKPITMNPFAISESEYNIEKKDFLKTLISLLWKGADGTVNQVESDVISQAISSYYSNFFGKPLFVDITEEEEREILKEAEAEAAQLDYTEEAKKSLDLDGLLAEAQALTNSFEGSSNEKLTYYEQQYQRLYDEQLQGTIEWLKDAQADDLYITKLTEARIKNKEEFKRKNVVELNFNSFYEFALYKIPEIKEQERIPFDIDEFRFVLKKFYKGGEFQAILNEEADNSMFTESFVVFEIDSIKEHKTLFPIVTLIIMDVFIQKMRFRTEQRKALIIEEAWKAIASPLMAGYILYLYKTVRKFWGEAIVVTQELGDIIGNAVVKDSIINNSDTTMLLDQSKFKDNFDEIAKLLAINAHERKKILTINQLDNHENRGRFKEVYIRRGATGEVYGVEVALEQYLIYTTEKPEKTAVECYSNFYGSYRAGIDNFVKDLKRSGLKLPQFFNKVNSMRRPIYEEGKAEILQLVS
- a CDS encoding plasmid transfer protein; translation: MAKQFNIYRGLQKPLIYRGFQGKFIGWGIASLVISLVAGGVVGSLTSMALGGLICVGGFVGGLVFTAQQQKKGLHFKTRHTGIFRFGTDFRKLRHGTKT
- a CDS encoding DUF4134 domain-containing protein, producing the protein MSSKFKKAFAVATLIAVSASQSMAQDGITGINAANTSLRQYVDPVATLCLAIGAVVGIIGGVRVYIKWNSGDQDINKEIMGWGGSCLFLVLVGVIIKAFFGV
- a CDS encoding DUF4134 family protein, giving the protein MKNYKKIHYIRAATLTALFYCLISPSFGQAPGIQEFGDATRMVKNQYHALTYTASILGAIFGLVGGLRIYNNWQSGKHHIDAQVMGWLGAFIFLQLIAVIIGAMYGV
- a CDS encoding ParA family protein, which gives rise to MIILFANQKGGVGKSTLAVLFANYLSLVQNKEVVIFDMDNQRSIYNKVQAAQVLENKPLYEVEAAEMEQFSTINEIVREKEGLITILDVAGNIENDSLIPIFKGIDLIICPFAYDEFSVSATIDFSEVVRTLNEKANIVFVPNRIKTNVKYETLESVNKVLLNFGAVTRPLPERIDFQRITTFETPPSIIQAVSPVFDLIFNEFIHKYTGSWKEKV
- a CDS encoding relaxase/mobilization nuclease domain-containing protein is translated as MEKDKGELMKTENFGYLQNIPNVMPEEYKNFLRAHSNTNSIVQDKQLHLILSGEGREYNKHQLTDMADAFMKEMGYGDNPYMVVFHNDTANNHVHIVSSRINSEGKKINDSFEHKRAMSAIQKIVNNDISYSTIQQVKNSFDYSISTVAQFKLLFEQQGYSVSYNDRDMTLRKYDDVQQVIPINKVNALIADSKKDNSRILQLKSIINKYNGRTDPSVRVVYEPSKYNDVKKPIGYTSDLAKVLKEKFGLDIVYHGKKGLPPYGYSIIDHSHKAIYKGGEIMLIKEFIDNSSFKGRKIQDTAQIQLTVDGFTEKEASAKIFGERLGRVSFAAISKEKLALINVVLKSALHEFNSVSEGLSRHKIELLTDTKGLFVLDKSSNIMIDAKRVLSPSDYALMARRSGLKLPQKEKEVILNTDNSKAYSLKGLLKNHGAANYQFDKEGKPSYFIELLKPDGTFKMVWGIDLERAVAESGYQVGDIIQLNYKGFNEVQIQIPVKDAQGNTIHYEDKVVKRNDWEISEPDERSNSNSYQGNTSEGSVSQPVMSSHEETALFDAIQNFELSIADDIDDEQINGRNRRRVRKSRVNTR